One segment of Paenibacillus rhizovicinus DNA contains the following:
- the prfA gene encoding peptide chain release factor 1, translated as MLDRLQALADRYEKLSELLCDPDVASDPKRLRELSKEQSDLQPVYTAYTEYKQVSEQLEDAKAMQNEKLDDEMREMVKMEIDELSPRLTQLEEEIHILLLPKDPNDDKNVIVEIRGAAGGDEAALFASDLYRMYMKFADTQGWRVELMEASESDLGGFKEVIFMVTGKGAYSKLKYESGAHRVQRIPVTESGGRIHTSTSTVAVMPEVEEVEVEILDKDIRVDTYCSSGAGGQSVNTTKSAVRVLHVPTGIMAQCQDGKSQNENKAKALQVLRARISDLKRQEEEAKYAGERKSKVGTGDRSERIRTYNYPQSRVTDHRIGLTLHKLDSVLNGDMEEIINALTLTAQTELMERENLA; from the coding sequence GCGAACTCTCCAAAGAGCAGTCCGATTTGCAGCCCGTTTACACAGCATATACAGAATACAAGCAAGTGTCCGAACAGCTCGAAGATGCGAAAGCGATGCAGAACGAGAAGCTTGACGACGAAATGCGCGAAATGGTGAAGATGGAAATCGATGAACTGAGCCCGCGCTTGACGCAGCTGGAAGAAGAGATTCATATTCTGCTGCTGCCGAAAGACCCGAACGACGACAAGAACGTCATTGTCGAGATCCGCGGCGCGGCCGGCGGCGACGAGGCGGCTTTGTTCGCATCGGATTTGTACCGGATGTACATGAAATTCGCGGATACGCAAGGCTGGCGCGTGGAGCTGATGGAGGCGAGCGAGAGCGATCTCGGCGGCTTCAAGGAGGTCATCTTCATGGTGACGGGCAAAGGCGCGTACAGCAAGCTGAAATACGAGAGCGGCGCGCATCGCGTACAGCGTATTCCAGTGACGGAGTCCGGCGGCCGGATTCATACGTCGACTTCGACAGTAGCCGTTATGCCGGAGGTCGAAGAAGTCGAAGTCGAAATTCTGGATAAAGACATTCGCGTCGATACGTACTGCTCCAGCGGTGCGGGCGGCCAGTCCGTTAATACGACGAAATCCGCCGTGCGCGTGCTTCACGTGCCGACGGGCATCATGGCGCAATGTCAGGACGGCAAGTCCCAGAACGAGAACAAGGCGAAGGCGCTCCAAGTGCTTCGCGCGCGGATTTCGGACTTGAAGCGTCAAGAGGAAGAAGCGAAGTACGCCGGCGAACGGAAGAGCAAAGTCGGTACGGGCGACCGCAGCGAGCGGATTCGCACGTACAACTATCCGCAAAGCCGAGTGACGGATCACCGCATCGGCCTGACGCTGCACAAGCTGGATTCCGTGCTGAACGGCGACATGGAAGAGATCATCAACGCGCTGACGCTGACGGCGCAGACGGAATTGATGGAACGCGAGAATCTGGCGTAA
- a CDS encoding N5-glutamine methyltransferase family protein: protein MLQARGIAEPRNNAELLLLHVLGLTRAELLRDWRELFPPQHAKRWHELLARKAAGEPVQYLIGEQWFYGLPFTVTPAVLIPRPETELLVEAVLEAADRLWPKAAGAEEAGGLAGGEGEAGDEQGLGGPAEELPAGAAGAGGAQLDAAAGRAAVPTVVDVGTGSGAIGVTLAALRPRWRVCASDLSPDALAVARTNAARHEAAARMTFVQGDLLGPFAQPRPDSDVDAAGGIAGLRIDVLVSNPPYIPAGDISGLQPEVRDHEPRLALDGGDDGLTPYRRMAEQLKQLSALPRIVGFELGIGQAEAVADLLRGIGAWREVRIIPDYAGIDRHVLAVE from the coding sequence ATGCTGCAGGCGCGCGGCATCGCGGAACCTCGCAATAATGCGGAGCTGCTGCTTCTGCATGTGCTGGGCCTGACTCGCGCGGAGCTGCTGCGCGATTGGCGGGAGCTGTTCCCGCCGCAGCATGCGAAGCGATGGCACGAGCTGCTGGCTCGCAAGGCGGCGGGCGAGCCCGTGCAATATTTGATCGGCGAGCAGTGGTTCTATGGCTTGCCGTTTACGGTGACGCCGGCGGTGCTGATTCCGCGGCCGGAGACGGAGCTGCTCGTGGAGGCCGTGCTGGAAGCGGCCGACCGGCTGTGGCCGAAGGCGGCGGGAGCCGAGGAAGCCGGCGGGCTCGCCGGGGGCGAGGGAGAGGCGGGCGACGAGCAGGGTCTTGGGGGACCGGCTGAGGAGCTGCCGGCCGGTGCCGCGGGTGCCGGCGGGGCGCAGCTTGACGCGGCCGCCGGCAGGGCTGCCGTGCCGACGGTGGTCGATGTCGGCACGGGAAGCGGCGCCATCGGCGTGACGCTGGCGGCGCTGCGTCCGCGATGGCGGGTGTGCGCGTCCGACCTGTCGCCGGACGCGCTGGCGGTCGCCCGCACGAACGCGGCGCGCCATGAAGCGGCGGCGCGCATGACGTTCGTGCAGGGCGACCTGCTCGGGCCGTTCGCGCAGCCGCGGCCCGATAGTGACGTCGACGCGGCCGGGGGCATAGCCGGCCTGCGCATCGACGTGCTCGTCTCCAACCCGCCGTACATTCCGGCGGGCGACATTTCCGGCCTGCAGCCGGAGGTGCGCGATCACGAGCCGCGTCTTGCGCTCGACGGCGGCGACGATGGCCTCACGCCTTACCGGCGCATGGCCGAGCAGCTCAAGCAGCTGTCCGCCCTGCCGCGCATCGTAGGCTTCGAGCTGGGCATCGGCCAAGCGGAAGCCGTTGCCGACCTGCTCCGCGGCATCGGCGCCTGGCGCGAAGTCCGCATCATACCCGACTACGCGGGCATTGACCGGCACGTACTGGCGGTGGAGTAG
- the spoIIR gene encoding stage II sporulation protein R has translation MIRTYSRFPYRPVYGYVLLIAAILLMSWENQRADAAIAGGSIPAESIRLRILANSDSALDQLVKRDVRDAVVEEMKTWVAGPQTIEEARGTITAHIGDINAIIAAKLASRGFNYGYKAELGIVPFPTKIYGTEVYPAGNYEALRITLGAGAGQNWWCVLFPPLCFVDAVSGEASTPAAAAVTTASAKAEDSQSQQNGVTAKADAKNTSVKASADNKASGSVQQADASSNDEAKQPEVKFFLWEILKAIFSFFKHLFS, from the coding sequence ATGATCCGCACTTATTCCCGTTTTCCTTATCGTCCGGTGTATGGCTACGTTCTTCTGATTGCGGCAATTCTTCTGATGAGCTGGGAAAACCAGCGCGCCGACGCGGCGATTGCCGGCGGCAGCATTCCTGCGGAGTCCATCCGCCTGCGTATTCTCGCCAATTCGGACAGCGCACTCGACCAACTGGTGAAACGCGACGTGCGCGACGCCGTCGTCGAAGAAATGAAAACCTGGGTAGCCGGTCCGCAAACGATCGAGGAAGCCCGCGGTACGATTACTGCGCACATCGGTGATATCAATGCCATCATTGCCGCGAAGCTGGCATCGCGCGGTTTCAACTATGGCTATAAGGCGGAGCTGGGCATCGTCCCGTTCCCCACGAAAATATACGGCACGGAAGTCTATCCCGCAGGCAACTACGAAGCGCTCCGCATCACCCTCGGCGCAGGCGCCGGACAGAACTGGTGGTGCGTACTGTTCCCGCCGCTCTGCTTCGTGGACGCGGTAAGCGGCGAAGCCTCGACGCCGGCGGCAGCGGCAGTCACGACTGCATCGGCCAAAGCGGAAGATTCGCAATCGCAGCAGAACGGCGTTACGGCAAAAGCCGACGCTAAAAATACTTCGGTGAAAGCATCGGCAGATAACAAAGCAAGCGGGAGCGTTCAGCAAGCCGATGCAAGCAGCAACGATGAGGCGAAGCAGCCGGAAGTGAAGTTTTTCCTCTGGGAAATTCTCAAAGCTATCTTCAGCTTCTTCAAGCATCTGTTTAGCTAG